In a genomic window of Hippoglossus stenolepis isolate QCI-W04-F060 chromosome 17, HSTE1.2, whole genome shotgun sequence:
- the chd4a gene encoding chromodomain-helicase-DNA-binding protein 4a isoform X3 — translation MSGSEDERDEYGAPEERLLHDDDEEEISENETPKVKKKKKAKKSRESKGSKRRSRREELPISSPEHMDVGGAEEVEGGVAVHRTDSEGSDYTPGRKKKKRASSGKEKKRSSSGAERSSSKKKEPEPEEDDDDDDDDSSEPKSSSQLLDDWGMEDIDHVFTEEDYRSLTNYKAFSQFVRPLIAAKNPKIAVSKMMMVLGAKWREFSTNNPLRGAAAANAALATANVPAAVDNMVAEVVPIAPPPPAPVEPPPPPAPPLRKAKTKEGKGPNARKKTKPTPKPQDKKNNAKTKKVAPLKIKLGGFNSKRKRSSSEEDEPEVDSDFEDGSMNSVSVSEGSNSRSSRTKKKQSSKSKPKKKKEAEDGDGYETDHQDYCEVCQQGGEIILCDTCPRAYHMVCLDPDMEKAPEGTWSCPHCEKEGIQWEAREEVSEVEEDPVEAEMEEDDHHMEFCRVCKDGGELLCCDSCPSSYHIHCLNPPLPEIPNGEWICPRCTCAPIKGKIQKILTWRWGAIPPPTPVPRPPELAADAPDPSPLVGRPDREFFAKWSSMSYWHCSWVTELQLELHCQVMFRNYQRKNDMDEPPPIDSGEGEENKSLKRKSKDPMYAQLEEKYLRFGIKMEWLMIHRIINHSVDRKNNVHYLIKWRELAYDQATWEADDMDVPEFDPYKVQYWHHRELMMGDEGRPGKKIKVKGRFKRPDRPPENPVIDPTIKFERQPEYLDVTGGTLHPYQLEGLNWLRFSWAQGTDTILADEMGLGKTVQTAVFLSSLYKEGHSKGPFLVSAPLSTIINWEREFEMWAPDIYVVTYVGDKDSRAVIRENEFSYEDNAIRGGKKASRMKKDSAVKFHVLLTSYELITIDMAILGSIDWACLVVDEAHRLKNNQSKFFRVLNNYPLQHKLLLTGTPLQNNLEELFHLLNFLTPLRFSNLEGFLEEFADIAKEDQIKKLHDMLGPHMLRRLKADVFKHMPSKTELILRVELSPMQKKYYKFILTKNFEALNTKGGGNQVSLLNVVMDLKKCCNHPYLFPAAAMEAPRMPNGMYDGGALVKGAGKLTLLQKMMRKLKNGGHRVLIFSQMTKMLDLLEDFLENEGYKYERIDGGITGGMRQEAIDRFNAPGAPQFAFLLSTRAGGLGINLATADTVVIYDSDWNPHNDIQAFSRAHRIGQNKKVMIYRFVTKASVEERITQVAKKKMMLTHLVVRPGLGSKTGSMSKQELDDILKFGTEQLFKDELEGFHRSNNKEEDSSIIHYDDKAIDRLLDRNQDATDDTELQSMNEYLSSFKVAQYVVKDEEEEEEEVQREIIKQEESVDPDYWEKLLRHHYEQQQEDLARNLGKGKRIRKQVNYNDGSQEDRADWQDDQSDGQSDYSVASEEGDEDFDERSEANSRRPNRKGLRNDKDKPLPPLLARVGGNIEVLGFNSRQRKAFLNAVMRYGMPPQDAFTTQWLVRDLRGKSEKEFKAYVSLFMRHLCEPGADGAETFADGVPREGLSRQHVLTRIGVMSLIRKKVQEFEHVNGQWSMPWMAELEENKRAAAQPESPGKTPSTGTPADTQPNTPAPVDESLKNDEALKEGEKEVKKEVEAEKNSKEPAKVSDEVIAIPDDDEKSPPAAEEEEKKKNGEEPMETDKPSKGEAESAKEKEGETEEKKEKEKEKEKEGVSEKKSPEAAEETKTPSEEKTDAAEVKPEDVEVKAEEKKEDKTEKMETTPAADEKKADTKEEKETPKEEATAKLQNGESKESAAPTPAAAAATAATPAAATAAAGATAPAAAATAAAVSEEKKKAKTRFMFNIADGGFTELHSLWQNEERAATVTKKTNEIWHRRHDYWLLAGIIQHGYARWQDIQNDVKFAILNEPFKGEMNRGNFLEIKNKFLARRFKLLEQALVIEEQLRRAAYLNMSEDPSHPSMALNTRFSEVECLAESHQHLSKESMSGNKPANAVLHKVLKQLEELLSDMKADVTRLPATIARIPPVAVRLQMSERNILSRLASRGPETQTQAQTQQMSQQ, via the exons ATGTCTGGAAGCGAGGACGAGCGGGATGAGTACGGAGCCCCGGAGGAGCGGTTACTGCACG ATGACGATGAGGAGGAGATCTCGGAGAACGAGACTCcgaaggtgaagaagaagaaaaaggccaagaagagcagagagagtaaAGGCAGCAAGAGGCGGTCGCGCAGagag GAACTTCCCATCAGCTCCCCGGAGCACATGGACGTCGGAGGGGCCGAAGAGGTGGAAGGTGGTGTCGCTGTGCACCGCACGGACAGCGAGGGCAGCGACTACACTCCAGGgcgcaagaagaagaagagggccaGCAGTggcaaggagaagaagaggagcagctcCGGGGCCGAGCGGAGCTCCTCCAAGAAGAAGGAGCCGGAGCCCGAGGAAGAcgatgacgacgacgatgacGACAGCTCG GAGCCAAAGTCTTCATCCCAGCTGCTGGATGACTGGGGAATGGAGGACATTGACCACGTTTTCACTGAGGAAGACTACCGCTCTCTGACCAACTACAAGGCCTTCAGCCAGTTCGTCAG GCCCCTCATCGCAGCCAAGAACCCCAAGATCGCAGTGTCCAAGATGATGATGGTTCTGGGCGCCAAGTGGCGTGAGTTCAGCACCAACAACCCGCTAAGGGGAGCCGCTGCTGCCAACGCCGCCCTGGCCACCGCCAACGTACCTGCCGCTGTGGACAACATGGTGGCAGAGGTTGTCCCGATTGCCCCTCCACCCCCGGCCCCAGTAGAGCCCCCGCCGCCGCCTGCGCCGCCGCTACGGAAGGCCAAGACCAAGGAAGGCAAAG GTCCGAACGCCCGCAAGAAGACAAAACCTACGCCGAAGCctcaagacaaaaaaaataatgccAAGACCAAGAAAGTGGCTCCTCTCAAAATCAAACTTGGCGGCTTCAACAGCAAAAGGAAACGCTCGTCG AGCGAAGAGGACGAGCCTGAAGTAGACAGCGACTTCGAGGACGGCAGCATGAACAGTGTCTCCGTCTCAGAGGGATCGAACAGTCGCAGCAGCCGAACCAAAAAGAAGCAGTCGTCCAAGAGCAAacccaagaagaagaaag AAGCTGAGGATGGAGACGGGTATGAGACGGACCACCAGGATTACTGCGAGGTGTGTCAGCAGGGCGGCGAGATCATCCTGTGTGACACTTGTCCGAGAGCGTACCACATGGTCTGCCTGGACCCCGACATGGAGAAGGCGCCCGAGGGCACCTGGAGCTGCCCGCACTGT gAGAAGGAGGGCATCCAGTGGGAGGCCAGGGAGGAAGTCTCAGAGGTCGAGGAGGACCCCGTCGAGGCAGAAATGGAGGAGGACGACCACCACATGGAGTTCTGCAGGGTCTGCAAAGACGGAGGAGAGCTGCTCTGCTGCGACTCGTGCCCCTCGTCCTACCACATCCACTGCCTCAACCCGCCGCTCCCGGAGATCCCCAACGGAGAGTGGATCTGCCCGCGCTGCACG tgtGCCCCCATAAAGGGGAAGATCCAAAAGATCCTGACTTGGCGTTGGGGCGCCATTCCTCCCCCCACACCTGTCCCTCGCCCTCCGGAGCTTGCAGCAGACGCCCCCGACCCCTCCCCGCTGGTAGGGCGGCCGGACAGGGAGTTCTTCGCCAAGTGGTCCAGCATGTCGTACTGGCACTGCTCCTGGGTCACAGAGCTCCAG cTGGAACTCCACTGCCAGGTGATGTTCAGGAACTACCAGAGGAAGAACGACATGGACGAGCCGCCGCCCATCGACTCTGGCGAAGGGGAGGAGAACAAGAGcttgaaaaggaaaagcaagGACCCCATGTACgcacagctggaggagaagtACCTCCGCTTCGGGATCAAGATGGAGTGGCTGATGATCCACCGCATCATCAACCACAG TGTGGACAGAAAGAACAACGTCCACTACCTGATCAAGTGGCGAGAGCTGGCGTACGACCAGGCGACGTGGGAGGCCGACGACATGGACGTTCCCGAGTTTGACCCGTACAAAGTGCAGTACTGGCACCACAG GGAGCTGATGATGGGAGACGAGGGGAGACCCGGCAAGAAGATAAAGGTCAAAGGACGATTCAAGCGTCCGGACAGGCCTCCAGAGAACCCCGTCATAGAC CCGACGATAAAGTTTGAGCGTCAGCCGGAGTACCTGGACGTCACGGGCGGGACGCTGCACCCCTACCAGCTGGAGGGTCTGAACTGGCTGCGGTTCTCCTGGGCTCAGGGCACAGACACCATCCTGGCTGACGAGATGGGGCTGGGGAAGACGGTGCAGACGGCCGTCTTCCTCTCCTCGCTGTACAAAGAG GGCCACTCCAAGGGGCCGTTCCTGGTCAGCGCGCCGCTCTCCACCATCATCAACTGGGAGCGAGAGTTTGAAATGTGGGCGCCCGACATTTATGTTGTGACATACGTTGGCGACAAAGACAGCAGGGCCGTCATCCGGGAGAACGAGTTCTCCTACGAGGACAACGCCATCCGAGGAGGGAAGAAGGCCTCCAGGATGAAG AAAGACTCGGCAGTCAAGTTCCACGTCCTGCTGACGTCCTACGAGCTGATCACCATCGACATGGCGATCCTGGGCTCCATAGACTGGGCCTGCCTGGTGGTGGATGAGGCTCACAGGCTGAAAAACAACCAGTCCAAG TTTTTCCGGGTGTTGAACAACTACCCTCTGCagcacaagctgctgctgactggAACTCCTCTGCAGAACAACCTGGAGGAGCTTTTCCACTTGCTCAACTTCCTCACACCTCTGCGGTTCAG TAACCTGGAAGGCTTCCTGGAGGAGTTCGCCGACATCGCCAAGGAGGACCAGATCAAGAAGCTGCACGACATGCTGGGTCCACACATGCTCAGGAGGCTGAAGGCCGACGTCTTCAAGCACATGCCCTCCAAGACCGAGCTCATCCTGCGAGTGGAGCTCAGCCCCATGCAGAA GAAGTACTACAAATTCATCCTGACGAAAAACTTTGAGGCCCTGAACACCAAAGGTGGAGGAAACCAGGTTTCTCTGCTCAACGTGGTCATGGACCTGAAGAAATGCTGCAACCACCCCTACCTCTTCCCTGCGGCCGCTATG GAAGCTCCGAGGATGCCCAACGGGATGTACGACGGCGGCGCTCTCGTTAAGGGTGCCGGGAAACTGACGTTGCTGCAGAAGATGATGAGGAAGCTGAAGAACGGAGGACACAGAGTACTTATCTTTTCACAG ATGACGAAGATGTTGGACCTGCTGGAGGATTTCCTGGAGAACGAGGGCTACAAGTACGAGAGGATCGACGGAGGAATCACAGGCGGGATGAGACAGGAAGCCATCGATCGCTTCAACG CTCCTGGAGCCCCTCAGTTCGCCTTCCTGCTCTCAACGAGAGCCGGAGGTCTGGGTATCAACTTGGCCACCGCTGACACCGTCGTGATCTACGACTCGGACTGGAACCCTCACAACGACATCCAG GCCTTCAGCCGAGCTCATCGTATCGGTCAGAACAAGAAGGTGATGATCTACCGCTTCGTTACCAAGgcctctgtggaggagaggatcACTCAG GTCGCCAAGAAGAAGATGATGCTGACTCACCTGGTGGTCAGACCTGGCCTCGGATCCAAGACCGGCTCAATGTCCAAACAGGAGCTGGACGACATCCTCAAGTTCGGAACCGAGCAGCTCTTCAAGGACGAGTTAGAGG GTTTTCACCGGTCTAACAACaaggaggaggacagcagcaTCATTCACTACGACGACAAGGCCATCGACCGGCTGCTGGACAGAAACCAGGACGCCACCGACGACACGGAGCTGCAGAGCATGAACGAATACCTGAGCTCCTTCAAGGTGGCTCAGTACGTGGtcaaagacgaggaggaggag gaggaggaggtgcagcggGAGATCATAAAGCAGGAAGAGAGCGTGGATCCCGACTACTGGGAGAAGCTGCTGCGTCACCACtacgagcagcagcaggaggatctGGCCCGAAACCTCGGCAAAGGCAAACGAATCCGCAAGCAGGTCAACTACAACGACGGCTCCCAAGAAGACAGAG CTGATTGGCAGGATGACCAATCCGACGGCCAATCGGATTACTCTGTGGCCTCAGAGGAAGGAGACGAGGACTTTGACGAGCGATCAGAAG ctaaCTCCCGCAGGCCGAACAGGAAGGGCCTCCGGAACGACAAGGACAAACCACTGCCCCCCCTGCTGGCCAGGGTGGGAGGCAACATCGAG GTGTTGGGTTTCAACTCTCGACAGAGGAAGGCCTTCCTGAACGCAGTGATGCGTTATGGGATGCCTCCCCAGGATGCCTTCACCACCCAGTGGCTGGTCCGAGACCTGCGAGGGAAGTCTGAGAAGGAGTTCAA ggcCTACGTCTCTCTGTTCATGCGTCACCTTTGCGAGCCCGGAGCTGATGGCGCCGAGACCTTCGCAGACGGCGTCCCCAGGGAAGGGTTGTCACGGCAACATGTCCTCACCCGTATCGGCGTGATGTCGCTTATTCGAAAGAAG GTGCAGGAGTTTGAGCACGTGAACGGTCAGTGGTCGATGCCGTGGATGGCCGAGCTGGAGGAGAACAAGAGGGCGGCAGCTCAGCCCGAGTCGCCCGGGAAAACCCCGTCCACCGGAACCCCCGCTGACACGCAGCCCAACACTCCTGctccag ttgaCGAGTCGTTAAAGAACGACGAGGCTttgaaggaaggagagaaggaggtgaagaaagaggTCGAGGCAGAAAAGAACAGCAAAGAGCCGGCGAAGGTGTCGGACGAG GTGATCGCGATTCCAGACGATGACGAGAAGAGTCCGCCAgcagcggaggaagaggagaagaagaagaacgggGAGGAGCCGATGGAGACGGACAAACCCAGcaaaggagaagcagagagcgcgaaagagaaggagggcgagacggaggagaagaaggagaaagagaaggagaaggagaaagaaggcGTGAGCGAGAAGAAAAGTccggaggcagcagaggaaacaaagactcCTTCAGAGGAAAAGACGGACGCGGCAGAGGTCAAACCTGAGGACGTGGAGGTCAAAG cagaagaaaagaaagaagacaagACAGAAAAGATGGAAACAACACCGGCTGCAGACGAAAAGAAAG CCGATacgaaggaggagaaagagactcCGAAGGAGGAGGCGACGGCCAAACTGCAGAACGGCGAAAGCAAGGAGAGCGCCGCCCCCACCcccgctgctgccgccgccacTGCTGCCACCCCCGCCGCCGCCACTGCTGCCGCTGGCGCCACTGCCCCCGCCGCcgctgccactgctgcagccGTCagcgaggagaagaagaaggcgAAGACCAGGTTCATGTTCAACATCGCAGACGGAGGATTCACag AGTTGCACTCCTTGTGGCAGAACGAGGAGCGCGCTGCCACGGTTACCAAGAAAACCAATGAGATTTGGCATCGTCGCCATGACTACTGGCTGCTGGCCGGCATCATACA ACACGGCTACGCTCGCTGGCAGGACATCCAGAACGACGTGAAGTTCGCCATCCTCAACGAGCCCTTCAAGGGGGAGATGAACCGAGGGAACTTCCTGGAAATCAAGAACAAGTTCCTCGCCAGACGCTTCAAG CTGTTGGAGCAGGCGCTGGTGATCGAGGAGCAGCTGCGCCGCGCCGCCTACCTCAACATGTCGGAGGACCCCTCCCACCCCTCCATGGCCCTCAACACGCGCTTCAGCGAGGTGGAGTGTCTGGCAGAGTCGCACCAGCACCTCAGCAAAGAGTCCATGTCCGGGAACAAGCCGGCCAACGCCGTCCTGCACAAAG tgCTGAAGCAGTTGGAGGAGCTGCTGAGTGACATGAAGGCAGATGTCACCCGTCTCCCAGCAACCATCGCCCGGATACCGCCGGTCGCCGTGCGGCTCCAGATGTCCGAGAGGAACATTCTGAGCCGGCTGGCGAGCCGAGGCCCCGAGACACAGACGcaggcacagacacaacag ATGTCGCAGCAGTAA